A genomic window from Sphingobacterium spiritivorum includes:
- a CDS encoding Na+/H+ antiporter, producing MLHHFPFYLSLIVIIIFLIMLANKVKVAYPIFLVLAGLAISFVPGVPVISIDPELIFIIFLPPLLYEAAWNTSWKELWRWRRIIGSFAFLIVFLTATVVALVANYMIPGFTIALGFLLGAIVSPPDAVSAGAILRFVKVPKRLASILEGESLLNDASSLIILRFALIAVGTGQFVMHEAALSFVWMVLGGIAVGVLIGFVFFKAHRLFPTDVNTDIVLSLVAPYIMYIAAESIESSGVLSVVSGGLFLANRKHLFLSNSSRLRAENVWESLCFILNGLVFMLIGLDLPEITANLNDVSIGTAIGYGVLITAVLIVVRILSAYGAVVFTLIARNFITVADRRSPGVKGPFILGWAGMRGVVSLAAALSIPVYYNDVLLPQRNLILFITFVVILLTLVLQGLTLPYLIRKMNLVDQDNHLPEGEAYLQLYKRLAEQSLVHLKENYAEELRQQQVLQQLARKWEDSHQLLENEIMATECRVVYVSMLNKQREWLRDWNKDYTIDEEVIRKHLHRLDLEEEKMKFLATE from the coding sequence ATGCTTCATCATTTTCCATTTTATCTCAGCCTGATTGTGATCATTATCTTTCTGATCATGCTGGCAAACAAAGTAAAAGTAGCTTACCCGATTTTTCTGGTATTGGCCGGATTAGCGATCAGCTTTGTGCCGGGAGTTCCCGTGATCAGCATTGATCCGGAGCTTATCTTTATTATTTTTCTTCCACCCTTATTGTATGAGGCAGCATGGAACACTTCCTGGAAAGAATTATGGCGATGGAGGCGGATTATAGGGAGTTTTGCCTTTTTAATAGTTTTTTTAACAGCAACGGTTGTTGCACTGGTGGCTAATTATATGATTCCGGGATTTACTATAGCCCTGGGATTCTTATTGGGAGCCATTGTGTCTCCTCCGGATGCAGTCAGTGCAGGAGCAATACTTCGTTTTGTAAAAGTACCCAAGCGCCTGGCATCTATTCTGGAAGGTGAGAGTTTGCTGAATGATGCCTCCAGTTTGATTATTCTGAGATTCGCATTGATAGCAGTAGGTACGGGACAATTTGTGATGCATGAGGCCGCTTTGAGTTTTGTGTGGATGGTGCTCGGAGGAATAGCGGTAGGAGTCCTGATCGGTTTTGTCTTTTTCAAGGCACATCGGCTGTTTCCTACAGACGTGAATACTGATATTGTATTGTCTCTTGTGGCTCCCTATATCATGTATATTGCAGCGGAATCGATCGAAAGTTCAGGAGTCCTGTCTGTAGTCAGCGGAGGATTGTTTCTGGCAAACAGAAAGCATCTTTTCCTGAGCAATAGCAGTCGCCTGCGTGCGGAGAATGTATGGGAATCCTTATGCTTTATACTGAACGGCCTAGTTTTTATGCTGATCGGTCTGGATCTGCCGGAAATAACGGCGAATCTGAATGATGTCAGTATCGGTACAGCTATTGGTTACGGAGTATTGATCACAGCTGTACTGATAGTCGTACGTATACTCTCCGCTTACGGAGCAGTTGTATTTACGCTGATTGCCAGAAACTTTATTACCGTTGCTGATAGAAGAAGTCCGGGGGTAAAGGGGCCGTTTATATTAGGCTGGGCAGGAATGCGTGGCGTAGTATCTCTTGCGGCTGCACTTTCTATACCCGTTTATTATAATGATGTATTATTACCGCAACGCAATCTGATCTTGTTTATCACTTTTGTGGTTATTCTGCTGACATTGGTGCTTCAAGGACTTACATTGCCTTATCTTATCCGTAAAATGAATCTTGTAGATCAGGATAATCATCTTCCGGAAGGAGAAGCTTATCTCCAATTGTATAAACGGCTGGCAGAACAGAGTCTTGTACACCTGAAAGAAAATTATGCGGAAGAACTCCGGCAGCAACAGGTGCTGCAACAACTTGCCCGCAAATGGGAAGACAGCCATCAGCTTCTCGAAAACGAAATTATGGCAACGGAATGTAGAGTCGTATATGTCAGTATGTTGAATAAGCAAAGAGAGTGGCTGAGAGACTGGAATAAGGATTACACTATTGATGAAGAAGTAATCCGAAAACATTTGCATCGCCTGGATCTGGAGGAAGAAAAGATGAAATTCCTGGCTACAGAATAA
- a CDS encoding iron chaperone, with translation MISAEEYIASFPKEISERLTIIRKLIKDCSEELAEGMAYKMPSYKYKGKPLVYFAGYPQHIGFYATPNGNIAFEKELASYKQGKGSVQFPHDRPLPLDLIKRIVLFRMEENAGKAK, from the coding sequence ATGATAAGCGCTGAAGAATACATAGCCTCCTTTCCCAAAGAGATTAGTGAAAGACTGACAATTATCCGAAAACTCATAAAAGACTGCAGTGAGGAATTGGCTGAAGGAATGGCTTACAAGATGCCTTCCTATAAGTATAAAGGGAAGCCTTTAGTCTACTTTGCAGGTTATCCTCAGCATATAGGTTTCTATGCTACTCCAAATGGTAACATAGCTTTTGAAAAGGAACTGGCGTCCTATAAGCAAGGCAAAGGATCTGTTCAGTTTCCGCATGACCGACCTCTGCCTCTGGATCTGATAAAACGTATCGTCCTTTTCCGGATGGAAGAGAATGCCGGAAAGGCAAAATAA
- a CDS encoding DUF3060 domain-containing protein, with protein MKKITAVLCSMTMLLGAGVYVKANDNTDGLRHSMVQKQGKEIKVSGKGNTRTIKCTGTETVSVEGMDNKVTIVGKCAKLEVEGKSNTVKAEKVGKISVEGAENMVNADQVETISIEGMKNHVHYKKSSNKSGDADVTTEGIDNMVMKMK; from the coding sequence ATGAAAAAAATCACAGCAGTACTTTGTTCAATGACCATGTTATTGGGCGCAGGTGTATATGTCAAAGCGAACGACAATACAGACGGATTGAGACATAGCATGGTTCAGAAACAAGGAAAAGAAATCAAAGTGTCCGGTAAAGGAAATACCCGTACGATTAAATGTACAGGAACGGAAACGGTAAGTGTCGAAGGAATGGATAACAAAGTTACCATAGTAGGCAAATGTGCCAAATTAGAAGTGGAAGGTAAATCAAATACCGTAAAAGCTGAAAAAGTAGGCAAGATCTCTGTAGAAGGTGCTGAAAATATGGTCAATGCAGATCAGGTGGAAACCATATCTATAGAGGGTATGAAAAATCATGTTCACTATAAAAAATCATCCAATAAATCAGGAGATGCTGATGTAACTACAGAAGGCATAGATAATATGGTAATGAAAATGAAATAA